A region of Sulfurimonas sp. DNA encodes the following proteins:
- the uvrC gene encoding excinuclease ABC subunit UvrC → MTLKQTVEQLPSSAGIYEYFDKNGNLLYIGKAKNLKNRVKSYFSSKLSLRIQKMISQTTSMNYIVVNSEHDALILENSLIKQLNPKYNILLRDDKTYPYIYIDNSLKYPRFEITRKIIDAKNVKYFGPYSVGARDILESIYELCKIVQKKGSLTSKKLCLYHQINKCLGPCELPISKERYKTELDLAIKLIKNKKYLIKKLQEQMELYAQSLRFEEAGELRDRIEKISRSQIKSEIDFATNENYDIFVLQNSDSRAVIVRLFMRDGKIISSTHDYIQLNEGIDEDELYQRAILDFYTKEKPPIIAPILVALEFESINAIRTYLSTIFDKKASLSVPKQGKKKQLIDLAILNAKELLKKDKKTLNTKILDELKELLFLNRTPKRVEVFDNSHISGVATVGAMIVYEDGIFDKKSYRTYHLDAKDEYAQMRETLTRRAESFSKKSPPDLWIIDGGTTLLKLASEILASSGAFIDVIAISKEKIDAKSHRAKGKANDTIHTKNESFKLKNSDKRLQWTQNLRDEAHRSAITFHKKTKLNLDKESKLLNLKGISQAKIKKLLNHFTTFEALKKLSFEELSSVLNIKDAKIIKNIYK, encoded by the coding sequence ATGACTCTTAAACAAACCGTTGAGCAACTTCCTTCATCTGCTGGCATCTATGAGTATTTTGATAAAAATGGAAATTTGCTTTATATAGGAAAAGCAAAAAACTTAAAAAATAGAGTTAAAAGCTACTTTAGCTCCAAACTATCACTTAGAATACAAAAGATGATAAGTCAAACAACCTCTATGAACTATATAGTAGTAAACTCTGAGCATGATGCTCTCATACTTGAAAATTCTCTTATAAAACAGTTGAATCCAAAATACAATATTTTACTGCGTGATGACAAAACATACCCATATATTTATATAGATAACTCTCTAAAATATCCACGATTTGAGATTACAAGAAAAATCATAGATGCTAAAAATGTAAAATATTTTGGTCCTTACTCTGTTGGAGCTAGAGATATTTTAGAATCCATATATGAACTTTGTAAAATTGTCCAAAAAAAAGGCTCTCTTACTTCAAAAAAATTATGCTTATATCATCAAATAAATAAATGTCTCGGTCCTTGTGAGCTTCCAATCTCCAAAGAAAGATACAAAACAGAGTTAGATTTAGCTATTAAACTTATAAAAAATAAAAAATACTTAATCAAAAAACTTCAAGAACAGATGGAACTGTATGCTCAAAGTTTACGCTTTGAAGAAGCTGGAGAACTTAGAGATAGGATAGAAAAGATTTCTCGTTCCCAAATTAAAAGTGAGATAGACTTTGCGACAAATGAAAACTACGATATCTTCGTTTTACAGAACTCTGATTCAAGAGCAGTAATTGTCAGGCTATTTATGCGAGATGGGAAGATAATATCATCAACTCACGACTATATTCAACTAAATGAGGGGATAGATGAAGATGAACTTTATCAACGCGCAATATTGGACTTTTATACAAAAGAAAAACCACCAATAATTGCTCCTATTTTAGTTGCTTTAGAATTTGAAAGCATCAATGCAATACGAACTTATTTAAGCACTATTTTTGATAAAAAGGCATCTTTGAGCGTACCCAAACAAGGAAAGAAAAAACAACTTATTGACTTAGCAATTTTAAATGCCAAAGAGCTACTTAAAAAAGACAAAAAAACATTAAATACAAAAATATTAGATGAACTTAAAGAGTTGTTATTTTTAAACAGAACTCCAAAAAGAGTTGAAGTTTTTGACAACTCACATATTTCAGGAGTCGCTACTGTTGGGGCTATGATTGTCTATGAAGATGGAATTTTTGATAAAAAAAGTTATAGAACTTATCATCTAGATGCTAAAGATGAATATGCTCAAATGCGAGAAACATTAACTAGACGAGCAGAAAGTTTTTCTAAAAAATCTCCTCCTGACTTATGGATAATTGATGGAGGTACAACTCTTTTAAAGTTAGCATCTGAAATTCTTGCTTCATCTGGAGCTTTTATAGATGTTATCGCTATATCAAAAGAAAAAATAGATGCGAAAAGCCATCGAGCAAAAGGTAAGGCAAATGATACTATTCATACAAAAAATGAAAGTTTTAAGTTAAAAAACTCAGATAAAAGACTTCAATGGACACAAAACCTTAGAGATGAAGCACATAGAAGCGCAATAACATTTCATAAAAAAACAAAACTAAACCTAGATAAAGAGAGTAAACTTTTAAATCTTAAAGGTATCTCACAAGCAAAAATAAAAAAACTTTTAAATCATTTCACAACATTTGAAGCTTTAAAAAAACTTAGTTTTGAAGAACTATCTTCAGTTTTAAACATAAAAGATGCAAAAATTATAAAAAATATTTATAAATAA
- the nadB gene encoding L-aspartate oxidase: protein MQYDVIIIGAGVAGLYAASHIPKSKKVLIINKRETFKCNSFYAQGGVAFAKNNDDIPLHIKDTIDAGAGLCDVKAVETLSQKSKEVIDDLIAAGFKFDTDENGELLYTKEAAHSTQRILHAGGDATGRHMHYFLLQQNKHILLSDARVVDLLIRQGICYGVTVLQHRKSKNIYAKDVIVASGGVGSLFEYHTNAPCISADLQGLCLIKGIELEHMEMMQFHPTVYVNSNNAQKQLLTEALRGEGATIEDEDSKRFLFEYDTRGELASRDIVSKSIYEYSQKTGKKIYLNFQNFDYHYFMQRFPNIYNNLQDIGFDVPTQRVPISPAFHYAIGGIKTDLNGKVPNIDGLYAVGEVASVGVHGANRLASNSLLEALVFAKEAVIDILQNSRTKEMIKFEVCDEVMSFKEDKAKKNLLRSIMWEKVSIVRTKDGLNDALEQINALLKENIGRLLKFRLLTAKEIIRSGLSREKSLGVHTII from the coding sequence ATGCAATATGATGTCATAATTATAGGAGCAGGAGTCGCTGGACTCTATGCGGCTTCACACATCCCAAAATCAAAAAAAGTTCTTATCATTAATAAGAGAGAAACATTTAAATGTAATAGTTTTTATGCCCAAGGTGGAGTTGCTTTTGCAAAAAATAATGATGATATACCGCTTCATATAAAAGATACTATTGATGCCGGAGCAGGTTTATGTGATGTAAAAGCAGTAGAAACTTTAAGTCAAAAGTCAAAAGAAGTTATAGATGATTTGATAGCTGCTGGATTTAAATTTGACACAGATGAAAACGGTGAACTACTTTATACTAAAGAAGCAGCTCATTCAACACAAAGAATCCTTCATGCAGGAGGAGATGCCACAGGTAGGCACATGCACTACTTCTTGTTGCAACAAAATAAGCATATATTACTAAGTGATGCGAGAGTTGTTGACTTACTGATAAGGCAGGGAATTTGTTATGGAGTTACAGTACTGCAACATAGAAAAAGTAAAAATATCTATGCAAAGGATGTTATAGTAGCTAGTGGTGGTGTTGGTTCACTTTTTGAGTACCATACTAATGCACCATGCATTAGTGCTGATTTGCAAGGACTTTGTTTAATAAAGGGAATAGAGCTAGAACACATGGAAATGATGCAGTTTCATCCTACTGTATATGTAAATAGTAATAATGCTCAAAAACAACTCCTAACTGAGGCTTTACGAGGGGAGGGTGCTACTATAGAAGATGAAGATTCGAAAAGATTTTTGTTTGAGTATGATACTCGCGGAGAATTGGCTTCTAGAGATATAGTAAGTAAATCCATTTACGAATATTCTCAAAAAACAGGTAAAAAAATATACTTAAATTTTCAAAATTTTGATTATCACTATTTTATGCAACGATTTCCTAACATATATAATAACTTACAAGATATAGGTTTTGATGTCCCAACTCAAAGAGTACCAATTTCTCCAGCTTTTCATTATGCGATAGGCGGTATAAAAACAGATTTAAATGGAAAAGTACCAAATATTGATGGTCTGTATGCTGTGGGAGAGGTTGCATCTGTTGGAGTTCATGGAGCAAACAGACTTGCTTCAAACTCTCTTTTAGAAGCTTTAGTCTTTGCAAAAGAAGCAGTTATTGATATTTTGCAAAATTCTAGAACAAAAGAGATGATAAAGTTTGAAGTATGTGATGAAGTGATGAGTTTCAAAGAAGATAAAGCAAAAAAGAACTTATTGCGTTCTATAATGTGGGAGAAAGTGTCGATTGTAAGAACAAAAGATGGATTAAATGATGCTTTAGAGCAAATTAATGCTCTTTTGAAAGAAAATATTGGTAGACTATTGAAATTTCGTTTACTTACGGCAAAAGAGATTATTCGTTCTGGTTTATCTAGGGAAAAATCTCTAGGGGTACACACAATTATTTAA
- the nhaD gene encoding sodium:proton antiporter NhaD translates to MLKILSLLGLTSVAAFATTSALAEGHAVDLAMEPFGWLLLVIFVVGYYFIAAEEKYNINKAKPALFTGTFMFMLLGGYYAANGLNFAAFDTEIAHLILEIAEIFFFLFVAMTFIEALIERNVFDALKEKLLGAGYNYKQLFWVTGILAFFISPVADNLTTALILSTVLLTIEKDNKAFLIPAAINIVVAANAGGAWSPFGDITTLMAWSAGKGTFVDFLFLFPASIIGWSITAFLLSRFVPEGQPKKVEGAEPVHIHRGGKVIIFLGVFTIFSAVMGKQIMHLPPMWGMLFGLSLLQLYAYRLKKYHDHDIQIYKSVSKIENDTLLFFFGILAAVGALHFAGFLGHAVKLYEMFNPTYVNIGVGFLSAIIDNVPVMSAVLKASPDLPLAQWMLVTLTAGVGGSMISFGSAAGVGVMGKLHGIYTFGAHMKYSWTIVIGYFVSVTVWYFQYEVLGIGG, encoded by the coding sequence ATGTTAAAAATTTTGTCGCTACTAGGTTTAACTAGTGTAGCAGCATTTGCAACGACTTCTGCCCTTGCAGAAGGTCATGCGGTTGATTTGGCGATGGAGCCATTTGGTTGGTTATTGTTAGTGATATTTGTAGTAGGGTATTACTTTATTGCAGCAGAAGAAAAGTACAATATAAATAAGGCTAAACCAGCCCTATTTACAGGTACTTTTATGTTTATGCTTTTGGGTGGATATTATGCGGCTAATGGTTTAAACTTCGCAGCTTTTGATACAGAAATTGCACATCTTATTTTAGAAATAGCAGAAATTTTCTTCTTCTTGTTTGTTGCGATGACTTTTATTGAAGCACTTATAGAGAGAAATGTTTTTGATGCTTTAAAAGAAAAATTACTTGGTGCTGGATATAACTATAAACAGTTATTTTGGGTAACAGGTATTTTAGCTTTCTTTATTTCACCAGTTGCGGATAACCTTACAACAGCTTTGATCCTTTCAACAGTTCTTTTGACTATTGAAAAAGACAACAAAGCTTTTCTTATTCCAGCGGCTATAAACATAGTTGTTGCAGCAAATGCTGGTGGTGCTTGGTCACCATTTGGAGATATCACAACACTTATGGCATGGTCCGCCGGTAAAGGAACTTTTGTTGATTTCTTATTTTTATTTCCTGCTTCTATTATTGGTTGGAGTATTACAGCATTTCTTCTTTCTCGTTTTGTTCCAGAAGGTCAACCCAAAAAAGTTGAAGGTGCAGAGCCAGTTCATATCCATCGTGGTGGAAAAGTAATTATATTTTTAGGAGTATTTACTATCTTTTCGGCAGTTATGGGTAAGCAGATAATGCATCTACCTCCAATGTGGGGGATGTTATTTGGGCTTTCACTTTTACAACTTTATGCATATAGACTAAAAAAATATCATGATCATGATATTCAAATATATAAGTCTGTTTCAAAAATTGAAAATGATACGCTACTGTTTTTCTTTGGTATCTTAGCTGCAGTTGGTGCTTTACACTTTGCAGGTTTCTTAGGTCACGCTGTTAAACTGTATGAGATGTTTAATCCAACTTATGTAAATATTGGGGTAGGTTTCCTTTCTGCAATTATTGATAATGTTCCTGTTATGTCAGCTGTATTAAAAGCTTCTCCAGATCTTCCTCTTGCTCAATGGATGCTTGTTACTCTAACTGCTGGTGTTGGTGGTAGTATGATTAGTTTTGGTTCTGCTGCTGGTGTTGGTGTTATGGGTAAACTTCATGGCATCTATACTTTTGGTGCACATATGAAATATTCTTGGACAATTGTGATTGGTTACTTCGTATCTGTTACAGTCTGGTATTTTCAATATGAAGTATTAGGCATTGGTGGTTGA